One segment of Octopus sinensis linkage group LG27, ASM634580v1, whole genome shotgun sequence DNA contains the following:
- the LOC115225141 gene encoding histone H3, with protein MARTKQTARKSTGGKAPRKQLATKAARKSAPATGGVKKPHRYRPGTVALREIRRYQKSTELLIRKLPFQRLVREIAQDFKTDLRFQSSAVMALQEASEAYLVGLFEDTNLCAIHAKRVTIMPKDIQLARRIRGERA; from the coding sequence ATGGCTCGTACTAAGCAAACTGCTCGTAAATCCACCGGTGGAAAGGCCCCACGTAAGCAACTGGCTACCAAGGCAGCCAGGAAAAGTGCCCCAGCCACTGGCGGTGTGAAAAAACCTCATCGTTACAGGCCTGGTACCGTTGCTCTTCGTGAGATCAGACGTTACCAAAAATCCACCGAACTtctcatcaggaagcttcctttCCAGAGGCTTGTCCGTGAAATCGCCCAGGACTTCAAGACCGATCTTCGTTTCCAGAGTTCTGCTGTGATGGCTCTTCAAGAGGCTAGCGAAGCTTACTTGGTTGGTCTTTTCGAGGATACCAACTTGTGTGCTATCCACGCTAAGAGAGTGACCATCATGCCCAAGGACATCCAGCTTGCTCGTCGTATTCGTGGCGAGAGGGCTTAA
- the LOC115225139 gene encoding histone H4, whose translation MSGRGKGGKGLGKGGAKRHRKVLRDNIQGITKPAIRRLARRGGVKRISGLIYEETRGVLKVFLENVIRDAVTYTEHAKRKTVTAMDVVYALKRQGRTLYGFGG comes from the coding sequence ATGTCTGGACGTGGTAAAGGAGGAAAAGGATTAGGAAAAGGAGGCGCCAAGCGTCACAGGAAGGTGTTGAGAGATAACATCCAGGGTATCACCAAGCCCGCTATCCGTCGTCTTGCTCGTCGAGGTGGTGTCAAACGTATCTCTGGCCTGATCTACGAAGAGACCCGTGGTGTATTGAAGGTGTTTCTGGAGAATGTCATCCGTGATGCCGTCACCTACACCGAGCATGCCAAGAGGAAGACTGTCACCGCTATGGATGTCGTCTATGCCCTGAAGAGACAAGGCAGAACTCTGTACGGATTTGGAGGTTAA
- the LOC115225129 gene encoding histone H2B, gonadal-like, with translation MPPAPATASKGAKKASKAKTSRPAGDKKRKKKRKESYSIYIYKVMKQVHPDTGISSKAMSIMNSFVNDLFERIASESSRLAHYNKRSTISSREVQTAVRLLLPGELAKHAVSEGTKAVTKYTSSK, from the coding sequence atgccaccagcaccagcaactgCTTCGAAAGGAGCCAAGAAGGCTTCCAAGGCCAAGACCTCTCGCCCTGCCGGGGACAAGAAAcgtaagaagaagaggaaggaaagttATTCCATCTACATCTACAAAGTGATGAAGCAAGTCCACCCGGACACTGGCATCTCCAGCAAAGCTATGTCCATCATGAACAGTTTTGTCAACGATCTGTTCGAAAGAATAGCTTCTGAATCCAGCCGCTTGGCTCACTACAACAAACGTTCGACCATCAGTAGCCGTGAGGTGCAGACTGCTGTCCGTCTTCTCCTTCCTGGTGAGTTGGCCAAACACGCCGTCTCTGAGGGTACCAAGGCCGTCACCAAATACACTAGCAGCAAATAA
- the LOC115225123 gene encoding histone H2A-like: MSGRGKGGKVKGKSKTRSSRAGLQFPVGRIHRLLRKGNYAQRVGAGAPVYLAAVMEYLAAEVLELAGNAARDNKKSRIIPRHLQLAIRNDEELNKLLSGVTIAQGGVLPNIQAVLLPKKTQKASK; encoded by the coding sequence ATGTCTGGACGTGGTAAAGGAGGAAAAGTAAAGGGAAAGAGCAAGACCCGTTCGTCCCGTGCCGGACTTCAGTTCCCTGTCGGTCGTATCCACCGTCTTCTCCGTAAGGGAAATTATGCCCAACGTGTCGGTGCCGGAGCCCCAGTCTACTTGGCCGCTGTAATGGAATATTTGGCTGCTGAGGTGTTGGAATTGGCAGGAAATGCTGCCAGAGATAACAAGAAATCGAGAATCATTCCCCGTCACTTGCAGTTGGCCATCCGTAACGACGAAGAATTGAACAAACTTTTGTCCGGAGTGACCATCGCCCAGGGTGGTGTTCTTCCCAACATTCAGGCTGTTCTTCTGCCCAAGAAAACCCAGAAGGCTTCCAAGTAA